A genome region from Mycobacterium sp. 3519A includes the following:
- a CDS encoding aldehyde dehydrogenase family protein, which yields MAEHLNLYIAGEWRPAHGDARREIRCPADGQLVAQAAEATTEDAHAAIAAAREAFDTGPWPHTPERDRAEVLRRTADLIDRDRKDFVRAEALDTGKRIVEAEYDMDDVVGCLRYYAGVGGTEAGRVVDTGKADAISRLVYEPIGVCGLITPWNYPLLQASWKVAPALLAGNTFVLKPSELTPSTAVLLMRALEEAGLPAGVANLVLGAGPVAGAPLSEHPDVDMVSFTGGVPSGTRVMAAAAATVKRVALELGGKNPNVVFADADFDTAVDFALTAVFLHSGQVCSAGARLIVEQSIHDRFVDEVVARAQRIRLGGPFDPEAETGPLISAAHRDKVEAYVAKGIEEGAVLRCGGRRPEDDLLRDGFFYPPTILDGCHSKMTVTQEESFGPVLTVETFTDEDDAVRLANDTVYGLAGAVWTQDAGKAQRVANRLRHGTIWINDYHPYVPQAEWGGMKRSGNGRELGRVGLDEYREIKHIWQNTNPRPERWFRG from the coding sequence GTGGCGGAACACCTGAATTTGTACATCGCGGGCGAGTGGCGCCCCGCGCACGGCGATGCTCGCCGAGAGATCCGATGTCCTGCCGACGGCCAGTTGGTCGCCCAGGCGGCAGAGGCAACCACCGAGGACGCCCACGCTGCGATCGCCGCCGCGCGGGAAGCCTTCGACACCGGCCCCTGGCCGCACACGCCGGAACGCGACCGGGCCGAGGTGTTGCGGCGCACCGCCGACCTGATCGACCGCGACCGCAAGGATTTCGTCCGCGCCGAGGCGCTCGACACCGGTAAGCGGATCGTCGAGGCCGAATACGACATGGACGACGTCGTCGGCTGCCTGCGCTACTACGCGGGCGTCGGCGGCACCGAGGCGGGCCGCGTCGTCGACACCGGCAAGGCCGACGCGATCAGCCGCCTTGTCTACGAGCCGATCGGCGTATGCGGACTGATCACACCGTGGAATTACCCTCTGCTGCAAGCGAGTTGGAAGGTCGCGCCGGCGCTGCTGGCGGGCAACACCTTCGTGCTGAAGCCAAGCGAACTGACGCCGTCGACGGCTGTTCTGTTGATGCGCGCGCTGGAAGAGGCGGGCCTGCCCGCAGGCGTCGCGAACCTGGTGCTCGGCGCCGGGCCCGTGGCGGGTGCGCCGCTGTCGGAACACCCCGACGTGGACATGGTGTCGTTCACCGGCGGTGTGCCCTCGGGCACCCGCGTCATGGCCGCCGCCGCCGCGACCGTCAAACGGGTCGCGCTCGAACTCGGCGGCAAGAACCCCAACGTGGTGTTCGCCGACGCCGATTTCGACACCGCGGTCGACTTCGCGCTCACCGCAGTGTTTCTGCATTCAGGGCAGGTGTGTTCGGCGGGTGCGCGACTCATCGTCGAGCAGTCCATCCACGACCGGTTCGTCGACGAAGTCGTGGCGCGTGCCCAGCGGATCAGGCTCGGCGGACCGTTCGACCCCGAGGCCGAGACCGGTCCGCTGATCTCGGCCGCGCACCGCGACAAGGTCGAGGCCTACGTCGCCAAGGGTATCGAGGAAGGCGCCGTGCTGCGCTGCGGCGGACGTCGTCCCGAAGACGACCTCTTGCGCGACGGATTCTTCTATCCCCCAACTATTCTCGATGGTTGCCACTCGAAAATGACTGTGACACAGGAAGAGTCGTTCGGTCCGGTGCTGACTGTTGAGACATTCACCGACGAGGACGACGCCGTACGGTTGGCCAACGACACCGTCTACGGCTTGGCAGGCGCGGTCTGGACGCAGGACGCCGGTAAGGCGCAACGCGTGGCGAACCGACTGCGGCACGGCACCATCTGGATCAACGACTACCACCCCTACGTGCCGCAGGCCGAGTGGGGCGGCATGAAGCGCTCCGGCAACGGCCGCGAACTCGGCCGCGTCGGTCTCGACGAGTATCGCGAGATCAAACACATCTGGCAGAACACCAATCCACGGCCCGAGCGGTGGTTTCGGGGTTGA
- a CDS encoding glycine betaine/L-proline ABC transporter ATP-binding protein: protein MAIHTESAPTAVAAPPTPRRGDAELSVQGLWKVFGNKASDVACDESIERLSVQDIKKKTGCAVAVRDVSFDVGCGEVFVVMGLSGSGKSTLVRCLTRLIEPTKGQVVFQGTDIMSADENQLRDLRRRKVSMVFQHFGLLPHRRVLENVAYGLEVKGTPKKERMQRAAEVTELVGLAGFEYSYPDQLSGGMKQRVGLARALASDPDMLLFDEPFSALDPLIRRDMQNEVIRLHHEMGKTMVFITHDLSEALKLGDRILIMRNGEVVQIGTGDELVGAPADDYVREFVSDVPRSRVLTLKWIMREKRADDSLDGPEMSPDTVIRDAVDPVLAADKPIKVVSDGELLGVVGRSEILAVIGKVDEGGA from the coding sequence GTGGCGATCCACACCGAGAGCGCGCCCACCGCGGTGGCCGCGCCGCCCACTCCCCGCCGCGGTGACGCCGAACTGAGCGTCCAAGGCCTGTGGAAGGTCTTCGGCAACAAGGCATCCGATGTCGCATGCGACGAGTCGATCGAGCGGCTCAGCGTGCAGGACATCAAGAAGAAGACGGGTTGCGCGGTCGCCGTCCGGGACGTCAGCTTCGACGTGGGATGCGGTGAGGTGTTCGTCGTCATGGGCCTGTCCGGTTCAGGCAAGTCGACGTTGGTGCGATGCCTGACCCGGCTCATCGAGCCGACCAAGGGGCAGGTGGTGTTCCAGGGCACCGACATCATGTCTGCCGACGAGAATCAGTTGCGCGATCTGCGCCGCCGCAAGGTGTCGATGGTCTTCCAGCACTTCGGCCTGCTGCCGCACCGCCGGGTGCTGGAGAACGTGGCGTACGGCCTGGAGGTCAAGGGCACCCCGAAGAAGGAACGGATGCAACGGGCCGCCGAGGTCACCGAACTGGTCGGCCTCGCCGGATTCGAATACTCCTACCCGGATCAGCTCTCGGGCGGTATGAAGCAGCGCGTCGGCCTGGCCCGCGCGCTGGCCAGCGATCCCGACATGCTGCTGTTCGACGAGCCGTTCTCGGCGCTGGACCCGCTGATCCGCCGCGACATGCAAAACGAGGTCATCCGTCTGCACCACGAGATGGGCAAGACGATGGTGTTCATCACCCACGACCTGTCCGAAGCGCTCAAGCTGGGCGACCGGATCCTGATCATGCGCAACGGCGAGGTGGTGCAGATCGGCACCGGCGACGAACTGGTCGGTGCCCCCGCCGACGACTACGTCCGCGAATTCGTCAGCGACGTGCCGCGCTCACGGGTGCTGACGCTGAAGTGGATCATGCGCGAGAAGCGTGCCGACGACTCGCTCGACGGTCCCGAAATGAGCCCCGACACCGTGATTCGCGACGCCGTCGATCCGGTGCTGGCCGCCGACAAGCCGATCAAGGTGGTCTCGGACGGCGAACTGCTCGGCGTGGTCGGCCGCAGCGAGATCCTCGCGGTGATCGGCAAGGTCGACGAGGGCGGTGCGTGA
- a CDS encoding proline/glycine betaine ABC transporter permease, whose amino-acid sequence MATLAVDAPPAPPSPEAQSRTSWFTERGPAQFVAVMCAVLGLWIILYQFLAGRNTLAQAPADTKPLHVWLSELQTRVGEGRNSNPLFTYFFNPIRSVIDAFGTAIADLIAHPVDGRPVPYIGWLGVVVLLTFLAWVLGNWKVGLLTLCGFLFMGLQGLWQDSMETLALTIAAVAISLLIGIPLGIWAGISDGFNRVITPVLDFMQILPSFVYLAPLTLAFLIGPAAAIIATVIYAAPPVIRLTAHGIRSVPSESREAVESLGATRSQELFGALLPMAKRTIVLGINQTIMAALAMVTIAALIAAPGLGQVVVQALSTQDVGTAFNAGLAIVIMAIILDRTTTAASERVETQRRKSAEPNKYRRPGIIVGAVVTAIAIWLSYTYQLVALFPSSLQLGSVHIGLDVGTPIINAANAVTNWAQTSFSGVTNGIKDVVTAVALDPLQKLLDNSPWWLTFVAITVIAAIVGGRIAALITAVCLLLILWPLELWQATMDTLAAVLVATVIVVALGVVVGVWMGRSPTADRFVRPFLDAAQTMPSFVYLVPFLALFSASRFTGIVAAIVYAAPVSIKIMADGIRGVSAETVEAARSVGSNTWQVISKVQLPMAVRSLTLATNQGLIYVLSMVVVAGLVGGGALGYLVVAGFAQTSLFGKGLAAGLAIVLLGTILDRTTAAASKRIGRVSQ is encoded by the coding sequence ATGGCCACCCTCGCCGTCGATGCTCCCCCTGCGCCACCGTCACCGGAGGCGCAGTCGCGGACGTCGTGGTTCACCGAACGCGGGCCCGCCCAATTCGTCGCGGTCATGTGTGCGGTGCTCGGGCTGTGGATCATCCTGTACCAGTTCCTGGCAGGCCGAAACACGTTGGCGCAGGCCCCCGCCGACACCAAACCGCTGCACGTCTGGCTGTCCGAACTGCAGACGCGCGTCGGTGAAGGCCGAAACAGCAACCCGCTATTCACCTATTTCTTCAACCCCATCCGATCCGTGATCGACGCGTTCGGCACCGCCATCGCCGACCTGATCGCGCATCCGGTGGACGGCCGGCCCGTCCCCTACATCGGCTGGCTTGGCGTGGTGGTGCTGCTGACCTTCCTGGCGTGGGTGCTCGGCAATTGGAAGGTCGGACTGCTCACCCTGTGCGGATTCTTGTTCATGGGCCTGCAGGGCCTGTGGCAGGACAGCATGGAGACACTGGCGCTGACCATCGCGGCCGTCGCGATCTCGCTGCTGATCGGAATCCCACTGGGCATCTGGGCGGGAATATCCGACGGCTTCAACCGGGTGATCACCCCGGTGCTGGACTTCATGCAGATCCTGCCGTCGTTCGTCTACCTTGCCCCGTTGACGCTGGCGTTCCTGATCGGCCCGGCAGCGGCCATCATCGCGACCGTCATCTACGCGGCCCCGCCGGTCATCCGGCTCACCGCCCACGGCATCCGGTCGGTGCCCTCCGAATCGCGTGAGGCCGTCGAATCGCTGGGCGCCACCCGATCGCAGGAACTGTTCGGTGCGCTGCTGCCAATGGCCAAGCGCACCATCGTGCTTGGCATCAACCAGACCATCATGGCGGCCTTGGCGATGGTGACCATCGCCGCGCTGATCGCCGCGCCCGGCCTCGGCCAGGTGGTGGTCCAGGCGCTGTCCACCCAGGACGTCGGCACCGCGTTCAACGCCGGCCTGGCCATCGTGATCATGGCGATCATCCTGGACCGGACCACCACCGCGGCCAGCGAGCGCGTCGAAACACAACGACGAAAGTCCGCTGAGCCCAACAAGTATCGCCGCCCGGGCATCATCGTCGGCGCCGTTGTCACGGCGATCGCGATCTGGCTGTCCTACACCTACCAGTTGGTCGCGCTGTTCCCGTCGTCGCTGCAACTCGGTTCCGTTCACATCGGACTCGACGTCGGCACGCCGATCATCAACGCCGCCAACGCCGTGACCAACTGGGCGCAGACCAGCTTCTCCGGAGTGACCAACGGCATCAAGGACGTGGTCACCGCCGTGGCGCTGGACCCGCTGCAGAAACTGCTGGACAACTCGCCGTGGTGGCTCACATTCGTGGCGATCACCGTGATCGCGGCGATCGTCGGCGGCCGGATCGCGGCGCTGATCACCGCCGTGTGCCTGCTTCTGATCCTGTGGCCGCTGGAGTTGTGGCAGGCGACCATGGACACCCTGGCCGCGGTGCTGGTGGCCACGGTCATCGTCGTCGCACTCGGCGTCGTCGTCGGAGTGTGGATGGGTCGCAGTCCCACCGCGGACAGGTTCGTCCGACCGTTCCTCGACGCCGCGCAGACCATGCCGTCGTTCGTGTATCTGGTGCCGTTCCTGGCGTTGTTCTCGGCGTCGCGGTTCACCGGCATCGTCGCGGCCATCGTGTACGCGGCGCCGGTGTCCATCAAGATCATGGCCGACGGGATCCGCGGTGTCTCCGCCGAGACGGTCGAAGCGGCGCGCTCGGTGGGGTCGAACACCTGGCAGGTGATCAGCAAGGTGCAACTGCCGATGGCGGTGCGCTCGCTGACATTGGCCACCAATCAGGGCCTCATATATGTGCTTTCGATGGTGGTGGTCGCCGGTCTGGTCGGCGGCGGCGCGCTGGGCTACCTGGTGGTGGCCGGCTTCGCGCAGACCAGCCTGTTCGGTAAGGGACTCGCCGCCGGTCTGGCCATCGTGCTGCTCGGCACGATCCTCGACCGAACTACCGCGGCCGCATCGAAACGGATAGGACGGGTCAGCCAATGA
- a CDS encoding ABC transporter substrate-binding protein: MKRIAIAAVALALLVSGCNATKVSDLQARGELKPGARPCGTFNLAINSWVGYEANAAVITYLAENVLGCFVKQRHIAEQVSWQGMSTGQVDAILENWGHDDLRQQYIDNMGVAQSAGSTGIEGEIGWYVPPWMVEQYPDITDWRNLNKYAHLFKTSESGDKGQLLDGDPAYVTNDDALVANLDLNYKVVQGGSETALISSIRQAQQQRKPLLAYFYSPQWLLSEVPMVKVKLPPYTKGCDDDPAKIACDYPAYDLDKIVSTKFAESGSPAYTLVKNFQWTAEDQNSVARSIADGMSDDEAAKKFIDAHPQLVAKWLAGTGAENAA; encoded by the coding sequence ATGAAGCGAATCGCCATCGCCGCAGTGGCACTTGCGCTGCTCGTATCGGGGTGCAACGCCACCAAGGTGTCCGACCTGCAGGCCCGCGGCGAACTCAAGCCGGGTGCCAGGCCGTGCGGCACCTTCAACCTGGCCATCAACTCGTGGGTCGGGTACGAGGCCAACGCGGCCGTCATCACCTACCTCGCCGAGAATGTGTTGGGCTGCTTCGTCAAACAGCGGCACATCGCGGAACAGGTGTCGTGGCAGGGCATGTCGACCGGACAGGTGGACGCCATCCTCGAGAACTGGGGCCACGACGACCTCAGGCAGCAGTACATCGACAACATGGGCGTCGCGCAGAGCGCAGGCTCCACCGGCATCGAGGGCGAGATCGGTTGGTACGTGCCGCCGTGGATGGTCGAGCAGTATCCGGACATCACCGACTGGCGCAATCTGAACAAGTACGCCCACTTGTTCAAGACCTCCGAATCCGGTGACAAGGGGCAGTTGCTCGACGGTGATCCGGCATACGTGACCAACGACGACGCATTGGTGGCCAACCTCGACTTGAACTACAAGGTGGTCCAGGGCGGCAGCGAGACGGCGCTGATCTCGAGCATTCGGCAGGCCCAACAACAACGCAAACCGCTGCTCGCGTACTTCTACTCGCCGCAATGGCTGCTGAGCGAGGTGCCGATGGTCAAGGTCAAGCTGCCGCCCTACACCAAGGGCTGCGACGACGATCCCGCCAAGATCGCCTGCGACTACCCGGCCTACGACCTGGACAAGATCGTCTCGACGAAGTTCGCGGAATCCGGCAGTCCGGCCTACACGCTGGTGAAGAACTTCCAGTGGACGGCCGAGGACCAGAACTCCGTGGCCCGGTCGATCGCCGACGGCATGAGTGACGACGAGGCCGCCAAGAAGTTCATCGACGCCCACCCGCAGTTGGTCGCCAAGTGGCTGGCGGGCACGGGCGCCGAGAACGCGGCGTAA
- a CDS encoding bifunctional 3-phenylpropionate/cinnamic acid dioxygenase ferredoxin subunit, producing MVVLEICPLAALPRGEARRVEADPPIAVFHTDDGEVFAIDDTCTHQDASLADGWLEGCEIECPLHASRFNLRTGQVDEPPAKLPVRTHEVVIVDGVINVVLDDAPPNLPPGVTTRGAGQ from the coding sequence ATGGTCGTGCTGGAAATCTGCCCGCTCGCGGCCCTGCCTCGCGGGGAGGCGCGCAGGGTCGAAGCGGACCCGCCGATCGCCGTCTTCCACACCGACGACGGCGAGGTGTTCGCGATCGACGACACCTGCACGCATCAGGACGCGTCACTGGCCGACGGCTGGCTCGAGGGCTGCGAGATCGAATGCCCTTTGCACGCTTCGCGTTTCAACCTGCGCACCGGTCAGGTCGACGAACCACCGGCGAAGCTTCCGGTGCGCACGCACGAGGTGGTCATTGTCGACGGCGTGATCAACGTCGTCCTCGACGATGCGCCGCCCAACCTTCCCCCCGGTGTCACCACCCGCGGGGCTGGGCAGTGA
- a CDS encoding NAD(P)/FAD-dependent oxidoreductase, whose translation MKSVAVIGASLAGLSAARALRAQGFDGDLTVVGGEDRRPYDRPPLSKEFLAGDIGEDTLALEADDDDLQADWLLGAHATRLDPAAAAVHLDDGTVVHADGIVIATGARARTWPGAEHLAGVHVLRTIDDAVALRADLNPGARLVVIGAGFIGAEVASTAAKLGLDVTVVEAALAPLAGPLGVQLGAAVARLHTEHGTRLLCGAPVAGLIGTDRVTAVELADGRRLAADVVVVGIGAIPNAEWLRDSGLELANGVVCDAGGATSLPNVVAVGDCAAWHEPAVGFPHRVEHWTGALERPAVAVATLLAGGQHTGNPVKPPYFWSDQYGHRIQFAGIAHTGDEIGFEVGSVRDASFLAVYRRGGEPVAVLGVDQPKLFTRWRRQLAFVPVPA comes from the coding sequence GTGAAAAGCGTTGCGGTCATTGGCGCCTCGCTGGCGGGGCTGTCGGCGGCCAGGGCGCTGCGGGCGCAGGGTTTCGACGGCGATCTGACGGTCGTCGGCGGCGAAGACCGCCGGCCGTACGACCGTCCGCCGCTGTCGAAGGAATTCCTGGCCGGTGACATCGGCGAGGACACCCTGGCGCTGGAAGCCGACGACGACGACCTGCAGGCCGATTGGCTGCTGGGCGCGCACGCCACCAGGCTCGACCCGGCCGCAGCCGCGGTGCACCTCGACGACGGCACCGTGGTCCACGCCGACGGCATCGTGATCGCGACGGGCGCGCGCGCCCGCACCTGGCCGGGCGCCGAGCACCTCGCCGGCGTGCACGTGCTGCGGACCATCGACGACGCCGTCGCGCTGCGCGCCGACCTGAATCCCGGTGCCCGCCTCGTGGTCATCGGGGCCGGCTTCATCGGAGCCGAAGTCGCTTCCACCGCAGCCAAATTGGGTCTCGACGTGACCGTGGTCGAGGCGGCGTTGGCGCCGCTGGCCGGTCCGCTCGGCGTGCAGCTGGGCGCCGCGGTGGCACGGCTGCACACCGAACACGGCACCCGGTTGCTGTGCGGTGCGCCGGTGGCAGGTCTGATCGGCACGGACCGGGTGACGGCCGTCGAACTGGCCGACGGGCGCCGACTGGCCGCCGACGTCGTGGTCGTCGGCATCGGCGCGATACCCAATGCCGAGTGGCTGCGCGACAGCGGACTCGAACTCGCCAACGGTGTCGTCTGCGACGCGGGTGGGGCGACGTCCCTACCCAATGTGGTCGCGGTCGGCGACTGCGCGGCCTGGCACGAGCCTGCCGTCGGATTTCCGCACCGCGTCGAACACTGGACGGGTGCGCTGGAGCGACCCGCTGTCGCGGTCGCCACCCTGCTGGCGGGCGGGCAACACACCGGCAACCCGGTCAAGCCTCCCTACTTCTGGTCCGACCAGTACGGCCACCGCATCCAGTTCGCCGGCATCGCCCATACCGGCGACGAGATCGGCTTCGAGGTCGGATCGGTGCGCGACGCCAGCTTCCTCGCCGTCTACCGCCGCGGCGGCGAACCGGTCGCCGTGCTCGGTGTCGACCAGCCCAAGCTGTTCACCAGATGGCGTCGCCAACTGGCCTTCGTTCCTGTCCCAGCCTGA
- a CDS encoding aromatic ring-hydroxylating dioxygenase subunit alpha, translated as MTTVGLPQSLISTLPGSYYTDPTIFAMEQAQIFESMWFCAVRSAELDKPGAFKTVQVGTESVLITRSRSGEVRAFFNVCRHRGAQLCTEDSGEAKRAFQCPYHAWTYDFDGKLVAAPNLTKMPDIDRVEYGLRRIAVQEWLGYVWVCLADTPPSFDDTVRKDVNDRLGSIDLIDHYDIANLSVGRRIVYDVKANWKLIIENFMECYHCATIHPELTEVLPEFADGLAVQYHVGHGAEFGENIEGFTIDGSAGLDQIPTVAQEQDRRYYAITIKPQVFVNLVPDHVILHRMFPMAADRTVVECDWLYLPGVVESGRDVSRSVELFHRVNEQDFAACERCQPAMNSRTYRDGGVLVPSEHHIGEFHNWVQAKLTK; from the coding sequence ATGACCACCGTCGGACTGCCGCAAAGCTTGATCTCGACGCTGCCCGGCAGCTACTACACCGACCCGACGATCTTCGCGATGGAACAGGCGCAGATCTTCGAGTCGATGTGGTTCTGCGCGGTGCGGTCTGCCGAACTCGACAAGCCAGGCGCGTTCAAGACCGTGCAGGTCGGCACCGAGAGCGTGCTGATCACCCGGTCGCGCAGCGGGGAGGTGCGCGCATTCTTCAACGTCTGCAGGCACCGCGGTGCGCAACTGTGCACCGAGGACAGCGGCGAGGCCAAGCGTGCGTTTCAATGTCCTTACCACGCTTGGACTTACGATTTCGACGGCAAGCTGGTGGCCGCGCCGAACCTGACCAAGATGCCGGACATCGACCGGGTCGAGTACGGGCTGCGCCGCATTGCGGTGCAGGAGTGGCTGGGATATGTGTGGGTGTGCCTGGCCGACACCCCGCCGTCGTTCGACGACACGGTCCGCAAGGATGTCAACGACCGCCTCGGCAGCATCGACTTGATCGACCATTACGACATCGCCAACCTGAGCGTCGGGCGCCGGATCGTCTACGACGTCAAGGCCAACTGGAAGCTCATCATCGAGAACTTCATGGAGTGCTACCACTGCGCCACCATCCACCCCGAACTGACCGAGGTGTTGCCGGAGTTCGCCGACGGGCTGGCGGTGCAGTACCACGTCGGGCACGGCGCCGAATTCGGGGAGAACATCGAGGGATTTACGATCGACGGCTCGGCCGGACTGGACCAGATTCCGACGGTCGCGCAGGAGCAGGACCGGCGCTACTACGCGATCACGATCAAGCCGCAGGTGTTCGTCAACCTGGTGCCCGACCACGTCATCCTGCACCGGATGTTCCCGATGGCCGCCGACCGCACCGTCGTCGAATGCGACTGGCTGTATCTGCCGGGAGTGGTCGAATCCGGTAGGGACGTCAGCCGTTCGGTCGAGTTGTTCCACCGCGTCAACGAGCAGGACTTCGCCGCGTGCGAGCGGTGCCAACCGGCGATGAACTCACGCACCTACCGCGACGGCGGCGTGCTGGTGCCCAGCGAGCACCACATCGGCGAGTTCCACAACTGGGTGCAGGCGAAGCTCACCAAATGA
- a CDS encoding IclR family transcriptional regulator → MSNERESAGGVQSVDRAISVLEILAQRGEAGVSEVAADIGVHKSTAFRLLAALEERELVEQTQERGKYRLGFGILRLASAVPGQLDITHQARAICEQLAAQVGETVNIAVRRSHFVVNIDQVRGPSAVATHNWVGELTPLHATSSGKVLLAYMTADERRKVLSAAGLTRLTAHTITSQRQLEDQVEAAASDGYASSLEELEEGLNAVAAPVRDHTGGVIAALSVSGPVYRFTEERLREVTPDVVAAAAAISNRMGHLD, encoded by the coding sequence ATGAGCAACGAGCGGGAGAGCGCAGGGGGCGTGCAATCCGTCGACCGTGCCATCAGCGTGTTGGAAATCCTGGCGCAGCGGGGAGAAGCCGGCGTCAGCGAAGTCGCCGCCGACATCGGCGTGCACAAGTCGACCGCGTTCCGGTTGCTCGCCGCGCTCGAGGAGCGCGAACTCGTCGAGCAGACCCAGGAGCGCGGCAAGTACCGTCTCGGCTTCGGCATCCTGCGACTCGCCAGCGCGGTGCCCGGTCAACTGGACATCACCCACCAGGCCCGCGCCATCTGCGAGCAACTCGCCGCGCAAGTCGGCGAAACCGTCAACATCGCGGTGCGCCGTTCGCATTTCGTCGTCAATATCGACCAGGTCCGAGGGCCGAGCGCGGTCGCCACCCACAACTGGGTCGGGGAGCTGACGCCGCTGCACGCCACGTCGAGCGGCAAGGTGCTGTTGGCCTACATGACAGCCGACGAGCGCCGAAAGGTGTTGTCCGCCGCGGGACTTACCCGCCTCACCGCGCACACGATCACCTCGCAACGGCAACTCGAGGACCAAGTCGAGGCCGCCGCCAGCGACGGCTACGCGTCGTCGCTGGAGGAACTCGAAGAGGGGCTCAACGCCGTCGCCGCGCCGGTGCGCGACCACACCGGCGGGGTGATCGCGGCGCTGTCCGTCTCCGGCCCGGTCTACCGGTTCACCGAGGAGCGGCTGCGTGAAGTGACCCCCGACGTCGTCGCCGCTGCCGCGGCGATCAGCAACCGGATGGGTCACCTGGACTGA
- the betA gene encoding choline dehydrogenase produces MAGKVSTRYDFVIVGGGSAGCALANRLSADPANKVLVLEAGRNDSLWDVFVHMPAALPFPIGSRFYDWKYESEPEPHMHGRRIYHARGKVLGGSSSINGMIFQRGNPMDYERWGADPGMGDWDFAHCLPYFNRMENCLAATPDDPYRGHDGPLALERGPATNPLFEAFFTAGEQAGYPRTDDVNGYRQEGFAKFDRNIRNGRRLSAARAYLHPVMNRPNLDVLTRAFVERIVFDGKRAVGVEYRHGRGATQRVNAGQVVLCGGAINSPQLLQLSGIGNAAELQALGVDVVHDLPGVGENLQDHLEVYIQYACKQPVTMQKYLKWRYRPWIGANWLFLRRGPGATNHFEGGGFVRSNDDVAYPNLMFHFLPIAVRYDGSQPEGGEGYQVHVGPMYSDARGSLKIVSRDPKVHPALRFNYLSTEQDRREWVEAVRVARNILNQPAMAPFNGGETSPGPSVETDEEILEWVARDAETALHPSCTAKMGTDAMSVTDPQTMGVHGVEGLKVVDASVMPYVTNGNIYAPVMMVAEKAADLILGNTPLPPATVPFYRHQPKQQPSDSETVSRN; encoded by the coding sequence ATGGCCGGAAAAGTTTCCACTCGGTATGACTTCGTAATCGTCGGCGGCGGATCGGCAGGCTGCGCGCTCGCCAACCGTCTCTCGGCCGACCCGGCCAACAAGGTCCTGGTGCTCGAGGCCGGACGCAACGATTCGCTGTGGGACGTGTTCGTACACATGCCCGCCGCGTTGCCGTTCCCGATCGGAAGCCGGTTCTACGACTGGAAATACGAGTCCGAACCCGAACCTCACATGCACGGCCGTCGCATCTACCACGCCCGCGGCAAGGTGCTCGGCGGGTCAAGCAGCATCAACGGGATGATCTTCCAGCGGGGCAATCCGATGGACTACGAACGCTGGGGCGCCGATCCCGGCATGGGCGACTGGGACTTCGCGCACTGCCTGCCGTACTTCAACCGGATGGAGAACTGTCTGGCCGCAACGCCCGACGATCCGTATCGCGGCCACGACGGTCCACTGGCACTGGAGCGCGGACCCGCCACCAATCCGCTGTTCGAGGCGTTCTTCACCGCGGGCGAGCAAGCCGGTTATCCCCGCACCGACGACGTAAACGGTTACCGCCAAGAGGGTTTCGCGAAGTTCGACCGCAACATCCGCAACGGCCGCCGGCTGTCGGCGGCTCGCGCGTACCTGCATCCGGTGATGAACCGGCCGAACCTCGACGTTCTCACCCGGGCATTCGTCGAGCGCATCGTGTTCGACGGCAAGCGCGCGGTCGGCGTCGAGTATCGGCACGGTCGCGGCGCGACCCAACGTGTCAACGCAGGCCAGGTCGTTTTGTGCGGCGGCGCGATCAACAGCCCGCAACTGTTGCAACTGTCCGGGATCGGCAACGCGGCCGAACTGCAGGCCCTCGGCGTCGACGTGGTCCATGACCTGCCCGGTGTCGGTGAGAACCTGCAGGACCACCTCGAGGTGTACATCCAGTACGCCTGCAAGCAACCGGTGACCATGCAGAAGTACTTGAAGTGGCGCTACCGGCCGTGGATCGGCGCCAACTGGTTGTTCCTGCGCCGCGGGCCCGGCGCCACAAACCATTTCGAGGGCGGCGGCTTCGTCCGCAGCAACGACGACGTCGCGTATCCGAACCTGATGTTCCACTTCCTGCCGATCGCCGTGCGATACGACGGCTCGCAACCCGAGGGTGGCGAGGGCTACCAGGTGCACGTCGGCCCGATGTACTCCGACGCCCGCGGCAGCCTGAAGATCGTCAGCCGCGACCCGAAAGTCCATCCGGCACTACGGTTCAACTATCTGTCCACCGAGCAGGACCGCCGCGAGTGGGTGGAGGCCGTCCGGGTCGCTCGAAACATTCTCAATCAGCCCGCGATGGCGCCGTTCAACGGTGGCGAGACCTCGCCAGGCCCGAGCGTCGAGACCGACGAGGAGATCCTCGAGTGGGTGGCGCGTGATGCCGAGACCGCGCTGCACCCGTCGTGCACCGCAAAGATGGGCACCGATGCGATGTCGGTGACCGACCCGCAGACCATGGGCGTGCACGGCGTCGAAGGTCTGAAAGTCGTTGACGCGTCGGTGATGCCGTACGTGACCAACGGCAACATCTACGCCCCGGTGATGATGGTCGCGGAGAAGGCCGCCGATCTGATCCTCGGCAACACCCCGCTTCCGCCCGCGACGGTGCCGTTCTACCGACATCAACCCAAACAGCAGCCAAGCGACTCGGAAACCGTCAGCCGCAACTGA